In a genomic window of Silurus meridionalis isolate SWU-2019-XX chromosome 27, ASM1480568v1, whole genome shotgun sequence:
- the cdk7 gene encoding cyclin-dependent kinase 7 — protein sequence MALDVRSRAKRYEKLDFLGEGQFATVYKARDKTNDTIVAIKKIKVGHRTEAKDGINRTALREIKLLQELSHPNIIGLLDAFGHKSNISLVFDYMETDLEVIIKDTSLVLTPANIKAYILMTLQGLEYLHHHWILHRDLKPNNLLLDESGVLKLADFGLAKAFGSPNRVYTHQVVTRWYRAPELLFGARMYGVGVDMWAVGCILAELLLRLPFLAGDSDLDQLTKIFETLGTPTEENWPGMTNLPDYISFKMFPGTPLEHIFSAASDDLLDLLKGLFTFNPCARLTASRALKMQYFSQKPAPTPGSQLPRPNYSAEALKEKENLAIGIKRKRDGIEQGTLKKKLVF from the exons ATGGCTTTGGATGTCAGATCCAGGGCGAAACGATACGAAAAGTTGGACTTTCTCGGAGAGGGTCAG TTTGCAACAGTTTACAAGGCGAGAGACAAAACAAACGACACCATTGTTGCGATTAAAAAG ATTAAAGTCGGACACAGAACAGAGGCAAAAGATG GAATCAACAGAACAGCCCTCCGAGAAATCAAGCTGCTGCAGGAGTTGAGTCATCCCAATATTATTGGA CTCCTTGATGCCTTTGGTCACAAATCCAACATCAGTCTTGTGTTTGACTACATGGAGACTGACCTGGag GTTATAATAAAGGACACAAGTCTTGTACTGACACCAGCCAACATTAAAGCCTACATCCTAATGACACTGCAGGGTCTGGAGTACTTACACCATCACTGGATCTTACACAGG GATCTGAAGCCAAATAATTTACTGCTAGATGAATCTGGGGTTCTAAAACTTGCTGATTTTGGATTGGCTAAAGCATTTGGGAGTCCTAACAGAGTTTATACACATCAAGTTGTGACCAG ATGGTACCGTGCCCCAGAGCTGCTCTTCGGGGCCAGGATGTACGGGGTGGGTGTGGATATGTGGGCTGTGGGCTGCATCCTTGCAGAGCTCTTGCTCCGG CTCCCCTTCCTTGCTGGAGATTCCGACCTGGATCAGCTGACGAAGATATTTGAAACACTGGGGACTCCAACAGAAGAGAACTGGCCT GGGATGACCAATCTACCAGATTacatctcatttaaaatgtttcctGGCACACCATTGGAGCACATTTTCAGTGCGGCGAGCGACGACCTGTTGGACCTCCTGAAGGGCTTGTTTACCTTTAACCCCTGCGCTCGTCTCACAGCCTCAAGG GCCTTGAAGATGCAATACTTCAGCCAAAAACCAGCCCCTACCCCGGGTTCTCAGCTTCCCCGCCCGAACTATTCAGCAGAAgccttaaaagaaaaagaaaatcttgcCATCGGCATTAAAAGAAAACGCGATGGTATTGAACAAG gAACCCTGAAGAAAAAGTTGGTGTTTTAG